One Gossypium hirsutum isolate 1008001.06 chromosome A11, Gossypium_hirsutum_v2.1, whole genome shotgun sequence genomic window carries:
- the LOC107931258 gene encoding uncharacterized mitochondrial protein AtMg00810-like, with protein MRLKEFLSTNFELKDLGNLKYFLGMEVSSSQIGISISQRKYVFDLVSEVGLMGCKLAETPMEFNLKLGTNKDGEEIDKGRYQRLVGRLIYLSHTRPDIAFSVSVISQYMHAPREKHLEATYRILRYLKGTPGKGLHFKKTANQNVEVYTDADWEGSVKDRRSTSGYCSYV; from the coding sequence ATGAGGTTGAAAGAATTTCTTAGTACAAATTTCGAGCTTAAAGACTTGGGAAATCTTAAATACTTTCTTGGTATGGAGGTATCAAGCTCTCAAATAGGTATTTCCATCTCCCAAAGGAAATATGTTTTTGATCTAGTGTCAGAAGTTGGTTTGATGGGATGCAAACTAGCCGAAACTCCTATGGAATTTAACCTTAAATTAGGAACTAATAAGGATGGAGAAGAAATTGACAAGGGGAGATATCAACGACTAGTAGGAAGACTCATCTACCTATCTCACACCCGCCCAGACATAGCCTTTAGTGTGAGTGTTATCAGTCAGTACATGCATGCCCCGAGGGAGAAGCACCTGGAAGCTACATATAGAATATTAAGGTATCTAAAGGGAACTCCTGGTAAAGGCTTACATTTCAAGAAAACTGCCAACCAGAATGTGGAAGTCTACACTGATGCAGACTGGGAAGGTTCTGTTAAGGATAGACGCTCTACAAGTGGCTATTGTAGTTATGTTTAG